The window GTATATCGGTGAATAACCTTTTAACAGTTTTGTATCTGCCGGCCGACCTCTTGAAAACCCTTAATGCTATGCTGAAACTATAAAAAGTTTTGCCGCAGATATTTTGATTAGTTTATAAAAGGCATATTAGCTTACAAAAAACAAAAGGATTTTGTAGGTTTTAAAATATGTGATAAGGACTTCGGTTTTCAAAGTCTTGTACGGTAATTTCAAAATCGGCAACCTTTTGAAATTACCTTGAATTACAGGTTGCCTAAGGAGAATAAAAATGATAATTAAAAAATTAAGTGCAAAGTTTGTGCTTGTTTTGGTTGCGGCGGTAATGTCGGTTACCGCATGCAAGTCTATGCCCGAAAAAATGATGGGCGGCGGAGAGCTCGCTCCCTGGAAGGGTGAATGGGTTACTGCGGACGCTTACAATCATGACCCGTCTATGGAGCCGGTTTATACTGAAACTGCCGCTATGATGCCCAATTACACTACAGAGGGTTTAAAGGCCGCTATAGATGAAATGTATTACACTCCGATTGTAAAGGCAAAATTCGACGGAAGCAATACCGTGATGTTTACGATTGTTGACGGCAAAGGAAAAGAAGTCGAGCTTAAGTGTACATATATGTATAAGGGCAGGGTGGAAGATAAGCAATATGCCGGAGCCATGTGGGATACTTTTGAAGCCGTAAAAGAAGTACGCGGTTTGGAAAGTGCAAAATATATGATTTTAATGCCCCCTCACGGACACGGCGACGGACCTATGCATTGGCATGGACGTTTCGGACGCCGCAGTATCGAATCCTTACTTGACGGAACAAATTGGCCTACTTATTATAGCGCCTCTATGCCCAAAGCCGCATTTTTGGAAAACACAATGGGTTCTATAAAGATGATGCCTAAATTTATTCAGGCTTCTCCTTTTGCCGATTTTTCAAAACACGGTAAATGGATGAACAGTGCCGCAATTTATGATAATATGAGCATGGAAGTTCAAGCCGTATATAAAAAACTTATCGAAGAATTCAAAGGTAAAAATCCGAAAGGCGGAGACTTCACAAAAGAAGATATTATTGCCGAAATGAAAAAATCATACGGTTCGGGAGAAGATTTTTCCGAACTTGAGTTTATTACTTCCAAAGACAAGAATGAAATGGTAGTATATAAGAACGGAAAAGAAATCTTCCGCTCATCTTATAAAAGGGTAGGAGCTTCGGATTCCAAGCCTTCCCTTATGGCTGTTGCCGCCGATAAGCCCAATGCGGGAAAATTTTCACTGATTTCTTTTACCGGTGCACACGGTAACCCTCTCCATATCCATTTGTGGTATGGTGCGGATAATGCCGAAATGGCCGCATTAAAAATTGTTCCTACGGTAATACCTTCCGATACGAGCAATGATAAAATTGCTCTTCGTGTAGAAGCTTCTTGCAGAAGAATGCTTACAAACCTTATCGGTAAATAAGGTATACAAGGTTTTTCAAGGCTCGAAAGAGCCTTGAATATAGCATAAAAATCATTTTTGATAAGGAGTTGAAAATGAAAAAAAGAACGGCGATTTTAGTTTGTTTTTTAGTGTTGGGAGCGGCTTTATTGTTTGCTCATACCCCTCTTTTGGACGTATATGATAACGGCGACGGAACCTTTACTTGCGTAGGAGGTTTTTCTAACGGGGCGAGCGCTGCAGGTGTTGAAATCCGACTCGAAAATCCGAATGAAAAAGACCCTGAAAAAAAAGTTGTATTTAAAGGAAAACTCGATAAAAAAGGCGAGCTTGTAGTAAAATACCCAAAAAATTTAAAGAAATTTCTTGTAGTGTTTGATGCAGGTCCTGGACATGTAATCAAAAAGAGTTCGGATAAGATTGAAAAATAAACCGGAGCGGAGTTATTTACCAGAATCGGTTTTTGTGATTTTAACTTATTTTAAACAGGTTTTAAAACGGTTTTGTTTTAAAACCTGTTTTTTTATTATATCGGAAAAATATTTTACCTGCATGTAAGTTTTAAAAAGCCGCGTGATTGAAGGCTTATTTTACAGTATCCAGTTTATCCTTCCATAAAAAAGTTTTATATTTTTTAATTAAACCGCAGGATAAAAGTTCATCGCTTAGACGCTTTACATCTCCTGCTTTCCAAAATCTTAAATTTTTTGAAAAAACCGCCGAGGCTTCGGTTTGATTAAAAATTCTTTTATTTCTTTTTATAAAATCGATAAATAAGGCTTCGTCTTCCGCATATTGTATTGCAGTTTTAAAACAAATATCACAACCCGAACATGCAATTACTTCATCGTCTTTAGTCTTGGCGACAGCTCTTTCTTCTCCCAAAGCTTTAAGTAAAACTTCGCGGCGGCATTTTCCGCTTGCCGCAAATTCTTCGAGTACACTTGCGCGGAGTCTTTGTTTTTCCGGCATTAAACTTATTCTCTTTTTATCTTCATTCGACCACAGTAAAACCGCTTCGGCAATACTGCCGTCCCTTCCGCCGCGTCCCGCTTCTTGAATATAGGCTTCCGCAGTCGGCGGCGGGTCTTTATGTATTACGGTTTTTACGTCTTTTTTATCCACGCCCATTCCCCAAGCACAGGTAGTTACTAAGATTGCGGAATTGTGTATATGAAACCATTGTTCAACTTCGGTTTTTTCTTCGCGCTGTAAACCTGCGTGGTAAAAGCGTATATTTTCATCGTTAAAATAAAGGCGTAAATATGAGGCCGTTTGCTCCGTACTTTTACGGCTCGAACAAAAAATAACCATAGGCTTTTTTCTTTTTTCGACTTCTTCCAAAAGGGCGGGTATTTTTATTCTGCAATGTTTTACAAAATAAATTATATTCGGGCGGTCCGATTCCCCTCTGACCAAGTGAGCCCTTCCTTCAAAAAGAATTTCGGAAATTCTTTTTAAAACGTCGGGGCTTGCGGTTGCGGTAAAAGCCGTTACGGCAGGAGGGTTTAATTTTTTGATTATTTCTGTAAGCTGTAAATAAGCGGGACGGAAGCTGTCTCCCCATTCGGTAACGCAATGAGCTTCATCTATTGCAAGGTGCGAAACTTTACGAGCCGCAATTCTTTCGATTAATCCTCCCGACAAAAGAACCTCCGGATTTGCTATTATAAGTTTTGCGGGAGGCTTTCCGTCCGTACCTTCCATACGGGCAAGCTGAGCCTTTCTTTCTTCCGTGTTTTGTCCTCCGCGGAAAAGTACCGGCTCAAGCCCGCCTTCACACATACGCCTGAACTGGTCGCTCATTAAGGCTAAAAGCGGATAAATAATTACGGTAGGTCCGTCAAGTAACAGGGCGGGAACTTGAAAGCAAAGGGATTTCCCTGCGCCTGTGGGAAGAAGAATAATTTGTCTTCCCCGCATAACTCCGTCTTCATCGTAAATGTCGGTTAAAGTTTCTTCTTCTTTGTTTTCGGTAATTTCGGCTATGATATCAGTCCGATTTTTTTGTTTATTTTCCGTAATTTCGATAACGGCTTCCGCAGCATGAACGGCGTCCAAAATATTTGCAATTACAAGTCTTTGCCAGGGAAACAAAGAAGGAATTCCGAAGACATTTGCAGCGCATACCGCTATTATATCTTCCGCTCCGTCCGTACCGTAAACCGGATTATCCGTTTCATAAATGTAGGGGCAGTCCATATCTTCAGGCGTATCGGAAATGTTCTCTTTGTAAGCGGTAAGGTTATACTCTTTTTCGTTTAAATTATCATTCATATTAAAACCTCCGATAAATAAAGTTTTTATAAAATAAACGGGAGCAATAATTTTTAAATCCTTGCGTATTGTTTATTTTCCTCCGTTTTGCAGCATCGGTGAAAAACGGCATATAATACACCTATATTATCAGGAATATTTTGCGGTAATGTATATTTTTTTAAATTTTTATAAAAAAACGAATTTAGGCAGAAATTCGTAAAAATTCGTATCGGAAAAAACGTTAAATGCTTCCTTTA is drawn from Treponema pedis and contains these coding sequences:
- a CDS encoding ZinT/AdcA family metal-binding protein, coding for MIIKKLSAKFVLVLVAAVMSVTACKSMPEKMMGGGELAPWKGEWVTADAYNHDPSMEPVYTETAAMMPNYTTEGLKAAIDEMYYTPIVKAKFDGSNTVMFTIVDGKGKEVELKCTYMYKGRVEDKQYAGAMWDTFEAVKEVRGLESAKYMILMPPHGHGDGPMHWHGRFGRRSIESLLDGTNWPTYYSASMPKAAFLENTMGSIKMMPKFIQASPFADFSKHGKWMNSAAIYDNMSMEVQAVYKKLIEEFKGKNPKGGDFTKEDIIAEMKKSYGSGEDFSELEFITSKDKNEMVVYKNGKEIFRSSYKRVGASDSKPSLMAVAADKPNAGKFSLISFTGAHGNPLHIHLWYGADNAEMAALKIVPTVIPSDTSNDKIALRVEASCRRMLTNLIGK
- a CDS encoding RecQ family ATP-dependent DNA helicase; this translates as MNDNLNEKEYNLTAYKENISDTPEDMDCPYIYETDNPVYGTDGAEDIIAVCAANVFGIPSLFPWQRLVIANILDAVHAAEAVIEITENKQKNRTDIIAEITENKEEETLTDIYDEDGVMRGRQIILLPTGAGKSLCFQVPALLLDGPTVIIYPLLALMSDQFRRMCEGGLEPVLFRGGQNTEERKAQLARMEGTDGKPPAKLIIANPEVLLSGGLIERIAARKVSHLAIDEAHCVTEWGDSFRPAYLQLTEIIKKLNPPAVTAFTATASPDVLKRISEILFEGRAHLVRGESDRPNIIYFVKHCRIKIPALLEEVEKRKKPMVIFCSSRKSTEQTASYLRLYFNDENIRFYHAGLQREEKTEVEQWFHIHNSAILVTTCAWGMGVDKKDVKTVIHKDPPPTAEAYIQEAGRGGRDGSIAEAVLLWSNEDKKRISLMPEKQRLRASVLEEFAASGKCRREVLLKALGEERAVAKTKDDEVIACSGCDICFKTAIQYAEDEALFIDFIKRNKRIFNQTEASAVFSKNLRFWKAGDVKRLSDELLSCGLIKKYKTFLWKDKLDTVK